In Rhinatrema bivittatum chromosome 1, aRhiBiv1.1, whole genome shotgun sequence, a single genomic region encodes these proteins:
- the CCDC96 gene encoding coiled-coil domain-containing protein 96: MAAEEPPGDGSLTALQEQEDLPPATAVEQPEQENLQFEEEEPPIREPGEEEQPEAGALLPEEPKEPLDAGGPGAEEEEGAEEAEQKEEEAGVSEPGAEEPEQRVEEEEEEEQQEVPLVEGQRSPAGSEKEEKEEEEVEEEEQEEKPNRDEELRNELRLQYMALVTERDRLQQQSVLLQHKLCNHLRRQKSMDPRRSSAVRPPSTPTPTTVPAAELEQHYLHALESLKELRAQYAHDAALCQQQSDELRVHCKELLDQAGEEWQSYLERKKQVALAVLSRRGSRFAAAEEVEQLQAREQRKEDAVIQVRLENIKLKERVSALEMQLRASEELAGGLHLIDFEQLKIENQTYNEKIEERNEELLKLHRKITDTVHILAHLKEKLQCVQAENLGKKEQLAEVEAAVAHRRDILTKTKQARDSLRISNVKLRQKCGLLGNEALLRDFEEKTDASEELGRRLETLKRRHAELTLNCSGIKKKIKEAKEAKEAKAASQQ, from the coding sequence ATGGCAGCCGAGGAGCCGCCGGGGGATGGATCGTTGACCGCGCTCCAGGAGCAAGAAGACCTGCCTCCTGCAACCGCGGTGGAGCAGCCAGAGCAAGAAAACCTGCAGTTTGAGGAGGAGGAACCGCCGATCAGAGAGCCAGGGGAGGAGGAACAGCCAGAGGCAGGAGCATTGCTGCCAGAGGAGCCAAAGGAGCCGCTCGATGCCGGGGGCCCcggtgcagaggaggaggaaggcgcAGAAGAGGCggagcagaaggaggaggaagccGGGGTGAGCGAACCGGGGGCTGAGGAGCCGGAGCAaagagtggaagaggaggaggaggaggagcagcaagaGGTCCCGTTAGTGGAGGGACAGCGTTCCCCGGCGGGGAgcgaaaaagaggaaaaagaggaggaagaggtagAGGAGGAGGAACAAGAGGAGAAACCCAACAGGGATGAGGAGTTGCGGAACGAGCTGAGGCTGCAATACATGGCGCTGGTGACGGAGCGGGACCGGCTGCAGCAGCAGTCGGTGCTGCTGCAGCACAAGCTCTGCAATCACCTGCGGCGGCAGAAGAGCATGGACCCGCGGCGGAGCTCCGCGGTCAGGCCGCCGAGTACCCCAACCCCAACCACAGTCCCAGCTGCCGAGCTGGAGCAGCATTACCTGCACGCCCTGGAATCCTTGAAGGAGCTGCGGGCACAGTATGCGCACGATGCCGCCCTCTGCCAGCAGCAGAGCGACGAGTTGCGCGTGCACTGCAAGGAGCTGCTGGACCAGGCAGGCGAGGAGTGGCAGAGCTACCTAGAGCGCAAGAAGCAGGTAGCTCTGGCCGTGCTGAGCCGGCGTGGGAGCAGGTTTGCCGCTGCCGAGGAGGTGGAACAGCTGCAGGCCCGTGAACAGCGCAAGGAGGACGCAGTGATACAGGTGCGGCTGGAGAACATCAAGCTGAAGGAGCGAGTCAGTGCGCTGGAGATGCAGCTGCGGGCCAGCGAGGAGCTAGCTGGGGGGCTGCACCTCATTGACTTTGAGCAGCTCAAGATTGAGAACCAGACGTACAACGAGAAGATCGAGGAGCGGAATGAGGAGCTGCTGAAGCTGCACCGGAAGATCACGGACACCGTGCACATCCTGGCTCACCTGAAGGAGAAGCTCCAGTGCGTGCAGGCTGAGAATCTGGGCAAGAAGGAGCAGCTGGCAGAGGTAGAGGCTGCCGTGGCCCACCGGCGCGACATCCTCACCAAGACCAAGCAGGCCCGCGACAGCCTGCGCATCAGCAATGTCAAGTTGCGCCAGAAGTGTGGGCTGCTGGGCAACGAGGCACTGCTGCGTGACTTTGAGGAGAAGACGGATGCCAGCGAGGAGCTGGGCCGCCGCCTGGAGACACTAAAACGCCGCCATGCTGAGCTCACCCTCAACTGCAGCGGCATCAAGAAGAAGATCAAGGAGGCTAAGGAAGCAAAGGAGGCTAAAGCAGCCTCACAGCAGTGA